From one Microbacterium aurum genomic stretch:
- a CDS encoding WhiB family transcriptional regulator, translated as MDWRDKAACLTVDPELFFPVGNTGPAVDQIEKAKAVCARCTVTEICLQYALETGQDSGVWGGLSEDERRALKRRAARARRAS; from the coding sequence ATGGATTGGCGCGACAAAGCCGCCTGCCTCACTGTCGACCCCGAGCTGTTCTTCCCCGTCGGGAACACCGGGCCGGCGGTCGACCAGATCGAGAAGGCGAAGGCCGTCTGCGCCCGCTGCACGGTCACCGAGATCTGCCTGCAGTACGCCCTCGAGACCGGTCAGGACTCGGGCGTGTGGGGCGGTCTCTCCGAAGACGAGCGCCGCGCCCTCAAGCGTCGCGCCGCCCGCGCCCGCCGCGCGAGCTGA
- a CDS encoding sensor histidine kinase produces the protein MSTLSDLVYAQGRSTDADVEWLHRLAGDGQLLADLAFADIVIWVPTADDSFIAVAHTRPSGAATLFYRDIVGDLVRPQWRTQVRDAFTRAEIVDSASPDWFEETPTRVRAVPIVRERGSAEHPPRVVGVLTRHTNLGEARTPSRQQITFNDCADDLFGMVASADFPDLAAPTSPRRGAPRASDGLIRMDVDGITTFASPNALSAFNRLGFDDELEGESLLEVATGILPKGRDFDESLPIVMAGRAPWRADIEARGVTVSLRTIPLKDRGHRIGAIVLCRDVTEIRHQEQELITKDATIREIHHRVKNNLQTVASLLRIQSRRTHSDEARDALTHAMRRVSAIAVVHDTLSEGLAQNVDFDDVFNRVLKLVAEVAASPNTRARTSKTGTFGTLPSEYATPLALALTELVTNAVEHGLADQEGEVEIIAERTEERLGVKVRDTGVGLPEGQVGRGLGTQIVRTLIQGELSGTIDWHTLVGSGTEVTIEIPMRYLDRTRA, from the coding sequence GTGTCCACGCTCAGCGACCTCGTCTATGCCCAGGGCCGTTCCACCGACGCCGACGTCGAGTGGCTGCACCGCCTCGCCGGCGACGGGCAGCTGCTGGCCGACCTCGCGTTCGCCGACATCGTCATCTGGGTGCCCACGGCCGACGACTCATTCATCGCCGTCGCCCACACGCGCCCCTCGGGTGCGGCGACCCTGTTCTACCGCGACATCGTCGGCGACCTCGTGCGCCCGCAGTGGCGCACGCAGGTGCGCGACGCGTTCACACGCGCCGAGATCGTCGACTCCGCCTCGCCGGACTGGTTCGAGGAGACCCCGACGCGCGTGCGTGCCGTGCCGATCGTCCGGGAGCGGGGGTCGGCCGAGCATCCGCCCCGTGTCGTGGGCGTGCTCACCCGGCACACCAACCTCGGCGAGGCGCGGACGCCCTCGCGCCAGCAGATCACCTTCAACGACTGCGCCGACGACCTGTTCGGCATGGTCGCCTCGGCCGACTTCCCCGACCTCGCAGCCCCGACCTCGCCGCGCCGCGGCGCGCCCCGCGCGTCGGACGGCCTGATCCGGATGGACGTCGACGGGATCACGACCTTCGCGAGCCCCAACGCGCTCTCCGCGTTCAACCGGCTCGGGTTCGACGACGAGCTCGAAGGCGAATCGCTGCTCGAGGTCGCCACCGGCATCCTGCCGAAGGGACGCGACTTCGACGAATCGCTGCCCATCGTCATGGCCGGTCGCGCGCCGTGGCGTGCGGATATCGAGGCTCGGGGCGTCACGGTGTCGCTGCGGACCATCCCGCTGAAGGACCGCGGCCACCGGATCGGTGCGATCGTGCTGTGCCGTGACGTCACCGAGATCCGCCATCAGGAGCAGGAGCTCATCACCAAGGACGCGACGATCCGCGAGATCCACCACCGTGTGAAGAACAACCTGCAGACGGTCGCGTCGCTGCTGCGCATCCAGTCACGGCGCACCCACTCCGACGAAGCGCGCGACGCCCTCACGCACGCGATGCGCCGCGTCTCGGCGATCGCCGTCGTGCACGACACTCTGTCGGAGGGCCTGGCGCAGAACGTCGACTTCGACGACGTGTTCAACCGGGTGCTCAAGCTCGTCGCCGAGGTCGCCGCGTCGCCGAACACCCGCGCGCGCACCTCGAAGACCGGCACGTTCGGCACCCTGCCGAGCGAGTACGCCACCCCTCTCGCCCTCGCGCTGACCGAGCTCGTCACCAACGCCGTCGAGCACGGCCTCGCCGATCAGGAGGGGGAGGTCGAGATCATCGCCGAGCGCACCGAGGAGCGTCTGGGGGTCAAGGTGCGCGACACCGGCGTCGGCCTGCCGGAAGGGCAGGTCGGGAGGGGGCTCGGCACCCAGATCGTGCGCACGCTCATCCAGGGCGAGCTCAGCGGCACGATCGACTGGCACACGCTCGTCGGTTCGGGTACCGAGGTGACGATCGAGATCCCGATGCGGTACCTCGATCGGACGCGGGCCTGA
- a CDS encoding AAA family ATPase, whose protein sequence is MRVIVACDGSVGDRLAERLRREDVDVRLVVAASAPAAAAADAMTGRAAAELLGELAGSDALAVAATREALTAQLVTACDRFGVRIVAVCADAAERRLAEMFGVVAADPDEAAAAVVRPVPAPETPPARGRVLTVWGPAGAPGRTTIAIELACELARDGRRVALVDADAHAPSIAMLTGLADEGPGFAAACRGAERGTLTVAELSRIAVPLGEIEVLTGLNRPGRWPELSAARVGAALDHCRAWVDDIVVDVAASLERDEEIVSDLDGPRRNAATHAALAAADLVVAVVSGDPVGVSRFVRAHADLRAAVGATPVRVLVNKTRAAALGLDARGQLRRTLERYIGLDEIWFAPWDPKATDAAILAAEPVARVAGRSALSGAVRRFVGEAVDPPVPVRMSRSARVGQETARRGIRGRRAARTA, encoded by the coding sequence GTGAGAGTGATCGTCGCGTGCGACGGTTCGGTCGGCGACCGGCTGGCGGAGCGGCTGCGGCGTGAGGACGTCGATGTGCGGCTCGTGGTCGCGGCATCCGCCCCCGCTGCGGCCGCCGCCGACGCGATGACGGGCCGCGCCGCCGCCGAGCTGCTCGGGGAGTTGGCCGGCTCCGACGCGCTGGCCGTCGCCGCGACCCGGGAGGCCCTGACCGCGCAGCTCGTGACGGCCTGCGATCGCTTCGGCGTGCGGATCGTCGCCGTCTGCGCGGATGCGGCAGAGCGCCGCCTGGCGGAGATGTTCGGCGTCGTGGCGGCAGATCCCGACGAGGCGGCGGCGGCCGTCGTCCGACCCGTACCGGCGCCCGAAACACCGCCCGCCCGGGGCCGCGTCCTCACGGTGTGGGGGCCGGCCGGAGCCCCCGGGCGCACGACGATCGCGATCGAGCTGGCGTGCGAGCTGGCGCGCGACGGACGCCGCGTCGCGCTCGTCGACGCGGACGCGCACGCCCCGTCGATCGCGATGCTGACCGGGCTCGCCGACGAGGGACCCGGGTTCGCCGCGGCGTGCCGCGGCGCCGAGCGGGGCACGCTGACCGTGGCGGAGCTGTCGCGCATCGCGGTGCCGCTCGGCGAGATCGAGGTGCTGACGGGACTGAACCGTCCCGGCCGCTGGCCCGAGCTCTCCGCCGCGCGGGTGGGTGCCGCGCTCGACCACTGCCGCGCCTGGGTGGACGACATCGTCGTGGACGTCGCCGCGTCGCTCGAACGCGACGAGGAGATCGTCAGCGACCTCGACGGCCCGCGCCGCAACGCCGCCACGCACGCGGCGCTGGCCGCCGCCGATCTCGTCGTGGCCGTCGTCAGCGGCGACCCGGTCGGGGTCTCCCGGTTCGTGCGCGCCCACGCCGATCTGCGCGCCGCCGTCGGCGCGACCCCGGTGCGCGTGCTCGTCAACAAGACCCGCGCCGCCGCACTGGGCCTCGATGCGCGCGGGCAGCTGCGTCGCACGCTCGAGCGCTACATCGGGCTCGACGAGATCTGGTTCGCCCCGTGGGACCCGAAGGCGACGGATGCCGCCATCCTCGCCGCCGAGCCGGTCGCCCGCGTCGCGGGCCGCTCCGCGCTGTCGGGCGCGGTGCGCCGCTTCGTCGGCGAGGCCGTGGACCCGCCGGTGCCGGTGCGGATGTCGCGGTCGGCGCGGGTGGGGCAGGAGACGGCGCGGCGCGGCATCCGCGGCCGTCGTGCCGCGCGCACGGCCTGA
- a CDS encoding SAF domain-containing protein: MSELPVTARPRPRAFWADVRFLLGIALVIVSIAGVWFVVAAARQTAPVFAAARTIVPGQAVDADDLRVVEVALGPLEDAYASPATLTPGAVATRTVAAGELVPRDAVGDAAQARTTTIVIRSATAVPAVVAAGATVEVWAAPQLERGVYDTPRILVASATVVSVDRDESMMGSAGTAVELVISRADVAAALAAVADGSSLSVVPSSGTTP, translated from the coding sequence ATGAGCGAGCTTCCCGTCACGGCGCGGCCGCGGCCGCGCGCCTTCTGGGCGGACGTGAGATTCCTCCTGGGCATCGCCCTGGTGATCGTCTCCATCGCGGGCGTCTGGTTCGTGGTCGCGGCCGCACGTCAGACCGCGCCGGTGTTCGCCGCGGCGCGCACCATCGTGCCGGGGCAGGCGGTGGATGCCGATGACCTGCGTGTCGTCGAAGTCGCGCTCGGTCCGCTCGAAGACGCGTACGCCTCGCCGGCGACCCTGACCCCCGGCGCCGTCGCGACCCGCACCGTCGCCGCCGGCGAACTGGTGCCGCGAGACGCCGTCGGCGACGCGGCGCAGGCGCGCACGACGACGATCGTGATCCGCAGCGCCACTGCCGTGCCGGCCGTCGTCGCTGCGGGCGCGACGGTCGAGGTGTGGGCTGCGCCGCAGCTCGAGCGCGGCGTCTACGACACCCCGCGCATCCTCGTCGCATCGGCGACCGTCGTGTCGGTCGACCGCGACGAGAGCATGATGGGCTCGGCGGGCACGGCCGTCGAGCTCGTGATCTCCCGCGCCGACGTCGCCGCCGCGCTCGCGGCGGTCGCCGACGGCTCCAGCCTCTCGGTCGTGCCGTCGTCGGGGACGACGCCGTGA
- a CDS encoding helix-turn-helix domain-containing protein, with protein sequence MPEPTDSGVRLLAPSQVAEMLQLPVDEVIALVLDGRLRGARIGTPARWRIEADSLAGYLDDQAEEARRIALWRESNAASFPELWGRGAVRNPD encoded by the coding sequence ATGCCCGAACCCACCGACTCCGGTGTGCGCCTGCTCGCCCCGTCGCAGGTCGCGGAGATGCTGCAGCTCCCCGTCGACGAGGTGATCGCGCTGGTGCTCGATGGGCGCCTGCGCGGCGCCAGGATCGGCACGCCCGCCCGGTGGCGCATCGAAGCCGACAGCCTGGCCGGGTATCTCGACGATCAGGCGGAGGAGGCGCGGCGGATCGCGCTGTGGCGGGAGTCCAACGCGGCGAGCTTCCCCGAGCTGTGGGGGCGGGGCGCGGTCCGCAACCCGGACTGA
- a CDS encoding Rv3235 family protein, protein MAPPPGGAPGAASRYGSALDVAEYFAPQRTSTDALPAPEPLLKNLTIGVLEVLAGVREVDQLARWLGEDAFRALVTRANLSARARNARGVTPARPAYRILSTHTTSPADGVVEGVVITAGPARTRAVAVRLEGWDGRWRATSLGLL, encoded by the coding sequence ATGGCCCCTCCCCCCGGCGGTGCCCCCGGCGCCGCATCCCGCTACGGTTCGGCGCTGGACGTCGCCGAGTACTTCGCCCCGCAGCGCACCTCGACCGATGCGCTGCCCGCCCCCGAGCCGCTGCTGAAGAACCTCACGATCGGCGTCCTCGAGGTGCTCGCCGGCGTCCGCGAGGTCGACCAGCTGGCGCGCTGGCTCGGCGAGGATGCCTTCCGCGCGCTGGTGACCCGCGCCAACCTCTCCGCCCGCGCCCGCAACGCGCGGGGGGTCACCCCGGCACGCCCGGCGTACCGCATCCTGTCCACCCACACCACCTCCCCCGCCGACGGCGTCGTGGAGGGCGTCGTCATCACGGCAGGACCCGCCCGCACCCGCGCGGTGGCGGTGCGGCTGGAGGGCTGGGACGGCCGCTGGCGGGCGACCTCGCTGGGCCTGCTGTGA
- a CDS encoding pyridoxal phosphate-dependent aminotransferase, whose protein sequence is MSPRILDQSSKLKDVLYEIRGAALVEADRLEADGHRILKLNTGNPAIFGFEAPYQIVRDMIEAIPHAHGYSDSRGIMSARRAVVSRYEEITGFPKFDPDDVYLGNGVSELITMTMQALLDTGDEVLIPSPDYPLWTAMTSLAGGTPVHYRCDNDNDWQPDLEDIRSKITPSTKAIVVINPNNPTGAVYSREVLEGIVQIAREHSLLLLSDEIYDRILFDDAVHIPLATLAPDLLCLTFNGLSKTYRVAGYRSGWLVITGPKKHAAGFLEGIQLLASTRLCPNVPAQHAVQAALSGVQSIDALIAPTGRLHEQRDAAWKALTAIPGVTCHKPRGALYAFPRLDPEVHDIRDDAKFVYDFLVAEHVLLVQGTGFNWPTPDHFRIVTLPEARVLTEAVERLGNFLASYRQ, encoded by the coding sequence ATGAGTCCCCGCATCCTCGACCAGTCATCCAAACTCAAGGACGTCCTCTACGAGATCCGTGGAGCCGCACTGGTGGAGGCTGACCGGCTCGAGGCCGACGGGCACCGCATCCTCAAGCTCAACACGGGCAACCCGGCGATCTTCGGGTTCGAAGCCCCGTACCAGATCGTCCGCGACATGATCGAGGCGATCCCGCACGCGCACGGCTACAGCGACAGCCGCGGCATCATGTCCGCGCGCCGCGCCGTCGTGTCGCGCTACGAGGAGATCACCGGCTTCCCGAAGTTCGACCCCGACGACGTGTACCTCGGCAACGGCGTCTCCGAGCTCATCACGATGACGATGCAGGCGCTGCTGGACACCGGCGACGAAGTGCTGATCCCGTCGCCGGACTACCCGCTGTGGACCGCCATGACGAGCCTCGCCGGCGGCACGCCGGTGCACTACCGCTGTGACAACGACAACGACTGGCAGCCCGACCTCGAAGACATCCGGTCGAAGATCACCCCCTCGACGAAGGCGATCGTGGTCATCAACCCCAACAACCCCACCGGTGCGGTGTACTCCCGCGAGGTGCTGGAGGGGATCGTGCAGATCGCGCGCGAGCATTCGCTGCTGCTGCTGTCCGACGAGATCTACGACCGCATCCTGTTCGACGACGCCGTGCACATTCCGCTCGCGACGCTCGCGCCCGACCTGCTGTGCCTCACCTTCAACGGGCTGTCGAAGACGTACCGCGTCGCCGGGTACCGGTCGGGCTGGCTCGTGATCACCGGCCCCAAGAAGCACGCCGCCGGGTTCCTCGAGGGCATCCAGCTGCTGGCCTCGACGCGGCTGTGCCCCAACGTCCCCGCCCAGCACGCGGTACAGGCGGCGCTGTCGGGTGTGCAGTCCATCGACGCGCTCATCGCCCCGACGGGCAGGCTCCACGAGCAGCGGGATGCCGCGTGGAAGGCCCTCACCGCCATCCCCGGCGTCACGTGTCACAAGCCACGCGGAGCCCTGTACGCGTTCCCGCGGCTGGATCCCGAGGTCCACGACATCCGCGACGACGCCAAGTTCGTCTATGACTTCCTGGTCGCCGAGCACGTCCTGCTCGTGCAGGGCACCGGGTTCAACTGGCCGACCCCCGATCACTTCCGCATCGTCACGCTGCCCGAAGCCCGGGTGCTCACCGAGGCCGTGGAACGGCTCGGGAACTTCCTCGCCTCTTACCGCCAGTAG
- the secA gene encoding preprotein translocase subunit SecA has protein sequence MANPLEKLLRAGEGRILRRLQQVVKAVNALEEDYAQLTDEELRGETAELRARHEAGESLDKLMPEAFAAVREAAKRTLGQRPYDVQIMGGAALHLGNIAEMKTGEGKTLTATFAVYLNAIAGKGVHVITVNDFLASYQSELMGRVYRALGMTTGTIIAGQTPEVRREQYNADITYGTNNEFGFDYLRDNMAWQKQDLVQRGHFFAIVDEVDSILIDEARTPLIISGPSSGEANRWFVEFAKIAKTLEAGVDYEVDEKKRTIGVLEPGIEKVEDYLGIDNLYESANTPLISFLNNSIKALALFKRDTDYVVMNDEVMIVDEHTGRILVGRRYNEGIHQAIEAKENVPVKAENQTLATVTLQNYFRLYDKLAGMTGTAETEAAEFMSTYKLGVVPIPTNKPMIRKDQPDLVYKNEQAKFAQVVEDIARRHETGQPVLVGTVSVEKSEYLSRLLAKKGIKHEVLNAKNHAREAEIVARAGRLGAVTVATNMAGRGTDIMLGGNAEFLAVQELKAKGLDPVETPEEYESEWDAVYTAMRDTVAEEATKVVEAGGLYVLGTERHESRRIDNQLRGRSGRQGDPGESRFYLSLTDDLMRLFQSGAAEAILARTNFPDDVAIESTMVSRAIKSAQSQVEARNAEIRKNVLKYDDVLNRQREAIYADRRHMLEGDDLSERVHHFIEDAIGAIIDDHTSSGHAESWDFDALWTELKTLYPVSVTIDEVVAESGSKGRVTAEVLKREILSDAKIAYAAREEKLGSPAMRELERRVVLQVLDRRWRDHLYEMDYLKDGIGLRAMAQRDPLIEYQREGYQMFQAMMGQIKEESVGFLYNLDVEVRATGDGQVEAKGLQAPPVEAQKLQYTAAGADGQVEVRNDRGQVQQAATSKVRQQAAAAVAPQEQPAAEAPRGAFGQKTDAAASAPAAAPQNRAQRRAADRKK, from the coding sequence GTGGCCAACCCCCTCGAGAAACTGCTCCGCGCCGGCGAAGGACGCATCCTCCGGCGCCTCCAGCAGGTCGTGAAGGCCGTGAACGCCCTCGAAGAGGACTACGCGCAGCTCACCGACGAGGAACTGCGCGGCGAGACCGCCGAGCTGCGTGCCCGCCACGAGGCGGGGGAGTCGCTCGACAAGCTCATGCCGGAGGCGTTCGCCGCCGTCCGCGAGGCCGCCAAGCGCACGCTCGGCCAGCGCCCCTACGACGTGCAGATCATGGGCGGCGCGGCCCTGCACCTCGGCAACATCGCGGAGATGAAGACCGGTGAGGGCAAGACCCTGACGGCGACGTTCGCGGTCTACCTCAACGCGATCGCCGGCAAGGGCGTGCACGTCATCACCGTCAACGACTTCCTCGCGAGCTACCAGTCCGAGCTCATGGGCCGCGTGTACCGCGCGCTCGGCATGACGACCGGCACCATCATCGCGGGTCAGACCCCCGAGGTGCGCCGCGAGCAGTACAACGCCGACATCACCTACGGCACGAACAACGAGTTCGGCTTCGACTACCTGCGCGACAACATGGCCTGGCAGAAGCAGGACCTCGTCCAGCGCGGCCACTTCTTCGCCATCGTCGACGAGGTCGACTCGATCCTCATCGACGAGGCCCGCACGCCGCTCATCATCTCGGGCCCCTCCTCGGGCGAGGCCAACCGCTGGTTCGTGGAGTTCGCGAAGATCGCGAAGACCCTCGAGGCGGGCGTGGACTACGAGGTCGACGAGAAGAAGCGCACGATCGGCGTGCTGGAGCCCGGCATCGAGAAGGTCGAGGACTACCTCGGCATCGACAACCTCTACGAGTCGGCCAACACCCCGCTCATCTCCTTCCTCAACAACTCCATCAAGGCGCTCGCCCTCTTCAAGCGCGACACCGACTACGTCGTCATGAACGACGAGGTCATGATCGTCGACGAGCACACCGGCCGCATCCTCGTGGGACGCCGCTACAACGAGGGGATCCACCAGGCCATCGAGGCCAAGGAGAACGTGCCCGTCAAGGCCGAGAACCAGACCCTCGCGACGGTCACCCTGCAGAACTACTTCCGCCTGTACGACAAGCTCGCCGGCATGACCGGTACCGCCGAAACCGAGGCGGCCGAGTTCATGTCGACGTACAAGCTCGGCGTCGTCCCGATCCCGACGAACAAGCCGATGATCCGCAAGGACCAGCCCGACCTCGTCTACAAGAACGAGCAGGCCAAGTTCGCGCAGGTCGTCGAGGACATCGCGCGCCGCCACGAGACCGGCCAGCCCGTGCTCGTCGGCACCGTCAGCGTCGAGAAGAGCGAGTACCTCTCGCGCCTGCTGGCGAAGAAGGGCATCAAGCACGAGGTCCTCAACGCCAAGAACCACGCCCGCGAGGCGGAGATCGTCGCCCGCGCCGGGCGTCTCGGGGCCGTCACGGTCGCCACGAACATGGCCGGCCGCGGTACCGACATCATGCTCGGCGGCAACGCCGAGTTCCTCGCCGTGCAGGAGCTCAAGGCGAAGGGCCTCGACCCGGTCGAGACGCCGGAGGAGTATGAGTCGGAGTGGGATGCCGTGTACACGGCCATGCGCGACACGGTCGCCGAAGAGGCCACGAAGGTCGTCGAGGCCGGCGGCCTGTACGTGCTCGGCACCGAGCGCCACGAGTCCCGCCGCATCGACAACCAGCTGCGCGGCCGCTCGGGACGACAGGGCGACCCCGGTGAGAGCCGCTTCTACCTGTCGCTGACCGACGATCTCATGCGCCTGTTCCAGTCCGGCGCGGCCGAGGCGATCCTCGCGCGCACGAACTTCCCGGACGATGTCGCGATCGAGTCCACGATGGTCTCCCGCGCCATCAAGAGCGCGCAGAGCCAGGTCGAGGCGCGCAACGCCGAGATCCGCAAGAACGTCCTGAAGTACGACGACGTCCTCAACCGGCAGCGCGAGGCGATCTACGCCGACCGCCGCCACATGCTCGAAGGCGACGACCTGTCCGAGCGCGTGCACCACTTCATCGAGGACGCGATCGGCGCGATCATCGACGACCACACCTCCAGCGGTCACGCCGAGAGCTGGGACTTCGACGCGCTGTGGACCGAGCTGAAGACCCTCTACCCCGTGTCGGTCACGATCGACGAGGTCGTCGCCGAGAGTGGCAGCAAGGGCCGGGTGACGGCCGAGGTGCTCAAGCGCGAGATCCTCTCCGACGCCAAGATCGCCTACGCCGCGCGGGAGGAGAAGCTCGGCTCGCCGGCGATGCGTGAACTGGAGCGCCGCGTCGTGCTGCAGGTGCTCGACCGCCGCTGGCGCGACCACCTCTACGAGATGGACTATCTGAAGGACGGCATTGGCCTGCGCGCGATGGCGCAGCGCGACCCGCTGATCGAGTATCAGCGCGAGGGCTACCAGATGTTCCAGGCGATGATGGGCCAGATCAAGGAGGAGTCGGTCGGCTTCCTCTACAACCTCGACGTCGAGGTGCGCGCCACCGGCGACGGCCAGGTCGAGGCCAAGGGGCTGCAGGCGCCTCCCGTGGAGGCGCAGAAGCTGCAGTACACCGCCGCCGGTGCCGACGGTCAGGTCGAGGTGCGCAACGACCGCGGCCAGGTGCAGCAGGCCGCGACTTCCAAGGTGCGCCAGCAGGCGGCCGCGGCCGTCGCCCCGCAGGAGCAGCCCGCAGCCGAGGCGCCCCGCGGCGCGTTCGGTCAGAAGACGGATGCCGCGGCATCCGCCCCCGCCGCCGCTCCGCAGAACCGCGCCCAGCGCCGCGCCGCCGACCGCAAGAAGTAG
- a CDS encoding ATP-binding cassette domain-containing protein, whose amino-acid sequence MSATAGRMPGFGPRHPPFSSLTVAIVGRSGSGTSTLLNIRGMLDLPSSGEVDFRGNPVLRDHGKRMRRGALDRLRGREVGFVFQF is encoded by the coding sequence ATGTCGGCAACAGCGGGGCGGATGCCGGGATTCGGTCCTCGGCATCCGCCCTTCTCCTCGTTAACCGTCGCGATCGTGGGGCGCAGCGGATCGGGCACGTCGACACTGCTGAACATCCGCGGGATGCTGGACCTGCCGTCGTCGGGCGAGGTGGACTTCCGCGGCAATCCGGTGCTCCGTGACCACGGCAAGCGGATGCGCCGCGGCGCCCTCGACCGCCTGCGCGGGCGCGAGGTCGGATTCGTGTTCCAGTTCTGA
- the hpf gene encoding ribosome hibernation-promoting factor, HPF/YfiA family, with the protein METSIVGVGVSISDRFRTVTEEKSVRIGTLAPRAQRLDVKVTHRAYHNGSREEETVELTVTGKGPLVRAEATDGDKFTALDLAVDKLAEQLRRAKEKRVDSRNHPRGAKLDKGSGSLAGIDVQPASADVLRAVATGAVPVIAGDEADEDYTPVVIRTKAFDAEWMTVEEAVDRMELVGHDFFLFIDARTDHPSVVYRRKGWDYGVISLTASAPPVQEELAS; encoded by the coding sequence ATGGAAACCAGCATCGTCGGCGTCGGAGTGAGCATCTCCGATCGGTTCCGCACCGTCACCGAGGAGAAGTCCGTCCGGATCGGAACGCTCGCGCCGCGGGCGCAGCGCCTCGACGTCAAGGTCACGCATCGCGCCTACCACAACGGCAGCCGCGAAGAGGAGACCGTCGAGCTCACCGTCACGGGGAAGGGCCCGCTGGTGCGGGCCGAGGCTACCGACGGCGACAAGTTCACCGCGCTCGACCTCGCCGTGGACAAGCTCGCCGAACAGCTGCGGCGCGCGAAGGAGAAGCGCGTCGACTCCCGCAACCACCCCCGCGGAGCGAAGCTCGACAAGGGCAGCGGCTCGCTCGCCGGGATCGATGTGCAGCCGGCATCCGCGGACGTGCTGCGCGCTGTTGCGACCGGCGCCGTGCCGGTCATCGCCGGTGACGAGGCGGACGAGGACTACACGCCCGTCGTCATCCGCACGAAGGCCTTCGACGCGGAGTGGATGACCGTCGAGGAGGCCGTCGACCGCATGGAGCTGGTCGGCCACGACTTCTTCCTGTTCATCGACGCCCGCACCGACCACCCCAGTGTGGTCTACCGCCGCAAGGGCTGGGACTACGGCGTCATCTCGCTGACCGCGAGCGCCCCGCCGGTGCAGGAGGAACTCGCCTCCTGA
- a CDS encoding ComF family protein: MPTLPESVRGALSGALSLLLPVWCAGCDAPDVVLCGECRRTLAAEAAAPGPPRTLHGGLRVHAAVEFSGVAARAIRAFKEEGRTALAGPLGAALAVSAAAALTAASDDVVFVPVPSSRAAYRRRGHHIAELLARRAGLPAARMLRVHAPTADQRLLGRTERAANVSGSMRARGAAGAAVIVVDDVVTTGATLVEAARALRAGGARVLGAATVASTTRTGLLPVIPT; the protein is encoded by the coding sequence ATGCCGACCCTCCCCGAATCCGTGCGCGGTGCGCTCAGCGGCGCGCTGTCGCTGCTGCTGCCCGTCTGGTGCGCCGGCTGCGACGCGCCGGACGTTGTGCTGTGCGGCGAGTGCCGGCGGACGCTGGCGGCCGAGGCGGCGGCGCCCGGCCCGCCGCGCACGCTCCACGGCGGGCTGCGGGTGCACGCCGCCGTCGAGTTCTCGGGCGTCGCGGCGCGCGCGATCCGGGCCTTCAAGGAGGAGGGGCGGACCGCCCTCGCCGGGCCCCTGGGTGCCGCGCTCGCGGTCTCCGCGGCGGCGGCGCTGACCGCAGCATCCGACGACGTCGTCTTCGTGCCCGTGCCGTCCTCGCGCGCGGCGTACCGGCGCCGCGGACACCACATCGCCGAGCTCCTCGCGCGGCGGGCGGGGCTGCCGGCGGCGCGGATGCTGCGGGTGCACGCGCCCACCGCCGATCAGCGGCTGCTCGGTCGCACCGAACGTGCCGCGAACGTCTCCGGAAGCATGCGCGCCCGCGGCGCCGCCGGCGCGGCGGTCATCGTCGTCGACGACGTCGTCACGACGGGGGCGACCCTCGTCGAGGCGGCCCGCGCTCTGCGGGCGGGCGGGGCACGGGTGCTCGGGGCGGCGACGGTGGCATCGACCACCCGCACCGGATTACTCCCAGTGATTCCTACGTGA